The genomic interval ACTAAAAGGGGGCTTTTTTACCCCCTTTTTTTGTTAAAGATACGCTCTCTTATTTAAACTATTTTTAAGGGTAATACCTATGCCTCATAGAGTTTTTAAAAAAAGCAAGCCCAAAGCAATTATTTGTAAATTGCCCAATCTGGGTATGGATAAACAAAATTTCATTAATGATTTCAAGCAGTATTACGGCCATCGTTTAGGGCGTGATAAAGAGTGCCGTTCGCCGCATTATGCCTATGAAGCCCTTTCGATGGCGATTAGTGATCGCATGATTGAGCGTTGGAAAGATACGTTTAATACCTATAAAGATAAAAACTGTAAGCGTGCCTATTACTTATCAATGGAATTTTTGATGGGACGTAGCTTAAGTAATGCCATGCTTAATTTAGGCGTTTCGGATGTGGTTTCTAAAGCGATGTACGATTTAGGCTTAGATTTAGAAGAATTGGAAGATGTTGAAGTGGATGCAGGCTTAGGTAATGGTGGGTTAGGACGTTTAGCTGCATGTTTTATTGATAGTTGCGCCACGTTACAACTTCCCGTCACAGGTTATGGACTGCGTTATGAATATGGCATGTTTAGTCAATCTATTGCCGATGGCGAACAGATAGAAAACCCCGACCATTGGTTAAAAAATGGCAATGTGTGGGAAATAGAACGTACCGAGTACAGTCAGCGTATTAAATTTTATGGGCGGACTGAATCGTATTTGGATAGTGAAGGCAATGAAAAGCGTCGTTGGGTCGATACCCATGACATTATTGCTGTTCCTTATGATACGCCGATTCCTGGTTATCAAAATGGGACAGTAAATACCTTACGATTATGGAAGTCAACGGCCACAGAAGTTTTTGATTTACAAGAGTTTAATGCCGGTGATTATGCAGAGTCCGTTGCGGCTAAAAATAATGCTGAAAACATCACCATGGTGTTATACCCTAATGATTCCAATGAAAATGGTAAAGCGTTACGTTTACAGCAGCAATATTTATTAGCCTCTGCCAGTTTACAAGATGTTATTGATAATTGGGTTGACCTTCATGGGTCTGATTTCAGCCAGTTTGCAGATAAAAATTGCTTTCAACTCAATGATACCCATCCAAGTATTGCCGTCGCTGAATTGATGCGTTTACTGATGGATGAACACGGCTTAGGTTGGGATGAAGCATGGGGAATTACGACTCATACGATGGCGTATACAAACCATACTTTATTACCTGAAGCTTTAGAACGATGGTCAGTTGGCTTGATGGCGCATTTGTTGCCTCGGTTAATGGAAATTATTTTTGAAATTAATGCGCATTTTATGGCTGAAGTTTCAGCACATTGGCCAGGGGACAGTCATAAGATGGCTGCGATGTCCATCATTGAAGAGGGACAGGAAAAACATGTTCGCATGGCTTATCTTGCGATCGTCGGTAGTTTTTCTGTGAATGGCGTTGCTGAGTTACATTCGCAGCTTCTACAACAAGGTTTATTCAAGAATTTTTATGATTTTTGGCCGCATAAATTTAATAATAAAACCAATGGTGTTACGCCTAGACGTTGGTTAGCGGCGTGTAACCCTGACTTAGCGGACTTAATTACCAAAACGATTGGCAAAGGGTGGGTGACTGATTTATCACAATTAGAAAAACTAAAACCTTATGCGGAAAATAAGAAGTTTGGTGATGCGTGGTATAAAATTCAACAAAGCAGTAAGCAGCGTTTGATTGATTTCAATAAGTTAGAAATGGATATTGACTTGGACGTTAATTCATTATTTGACATCCAAGTGAAGCGAATTCATGAATATAAACGTCAGTTATTGAATGTGCTGCATGTGATTCATCTATATGAACGCATTAAACGCGGCGATACTAAAAACTGGACCAATCGAACCGTTTTAATTGGGGGAAAAGCAGCCCCTGGTTATGTGATGGCAAAAAATATTATTAAATTAATTAATAATGTGGCTAAGGTCATTAATAACGACCCTAAAGTCGGCAATAAATTAAAATTAGTTTTTATGTCGAATTATCGGGTTTCTGCGATGGAAAAAATATGCCCAGGGGCGGATCTATCTGAACAGATTTCGACCGCAGGTAAAGAAGCATCAGGAACAGGTAATATGAAGTTCATGATGAATGGCGCGTTAACCATTGGGACATTGGATGGGGCTAATATTGAAATCCGTGAAGAAGTCGGTGAAGAAAACTTTTTCTTATTTGGATTAACCGAAACGGAAGTGGAAGCCTTACGCTCTCATTATGATCCTCAAGCGATCATTCATGATGATAACGATTTAAAACGGGTGATGAATTTACTTGAATGCGGTCATTTTAACCAATTTGAGCAAGGTATTTTTGATGATATTATCAATTCACTGAAATCCTCTGATGATCCGTGGATGACGATTGCTGATTTTAGAAGTTATATCAATGCTCAAAAACAAGTTGAAATTGCGTATAACGATAAAAAGCGTTGGACAAAAATGAGTATTTTAAATTGTGCCTCCAGTGGTAAATTTTCAACGGATCGGGCTATCAGTGATTACAATCATGATATTTGGAAGTTGGAAGCCATTAAAGTAACGGGCGGTTAATTAAAATTTAAAGACAAAGGAGGATTAGAGTTAGGGTCATAACCTCCGAAACTTTCGTGTGGGTTGGGTTAATTTTTTTGCGAGAGTGAAAAAATATAATCCAGCCTACACTCCTCTTTTGATTTTAGATATAAATTCAGGCGTTATTAATCGCTTATTCCCTACCTTTCAACGATAACGTATCACTATGTTAAATATTGTCTTACATGAACCTGAAATTCCTGCGAATAGTGGTAATATCATTCGCCTGTGTGCGAATACAGGGGCAGCACTGCACTTAATTGAACCGTTAGGGTTTGAATTAGAGGATAAAAAATTACGTCGAGCAGGATTAGATTATCATGAATGGGCGCAAGTACAGCGTTATCAGCATTGGAATGACTTTCTTGAGAAACAACAGCCCCAACGACTTTTTGCATTAACCACCAAAGGCCACAGTCTATACAGTGACGCGCATTTTTTAGAGGATGATTTTTTAATTTTTGGCCCAGAAACACGGGGCTTACCCGCTGAGATTTTAAATTCACTCACCGAGGATAAAAAACTATATTTACCGATGCAAGAAAATAGCCGAAGTTTAAATTTATCGAATACGGTCGCGATTGTTTTATTTGAAGCGTGGAAGCAAATAGGGTTTGTGAATGGAAAAATTAAATAACCTGCGTTATTTTTAAATATATTTATCAAC from Methylococcales bacterium carries:
- a CDS encoding glycogen/starch/alpha-glucan phosphorylase; its protein translation is MPHRVFKKSKPKAIICKLPNLGMDKQNFINDFKQYYGHRLGRDKECRSPHYAYEALSMAISDRMIERWKDTFNTYKDKNCKRAYYLSMEFLMGRSLSNAMLNLGVSDVVSKAMYDLGLDLEELEDVEVDAGLGNGGLGRLAACFIDSCATLQLPVTGYGLRYEYGMFSQSIADGEQIENPDHWLKNGNVWEIERTEYSQRIKFYGRTESYLDSEGNEKRRWVDTHDIIAVPYDTPIPGYQNGTVNTLRLWKSTATEVFDLQEFNAGDYAESVAAKNNAENITMVLYPNDSNENGKALRLQQQYLLASASLQDVIDNWVDLHGSDFSQFADKNCFQLNDTHPSIAVAELMRLLMDEHGLGWDEAWGITTHTMAYTNHTLLPEALERWSVGLMAHLLPRLMEIIFEINAHFMAEVSAHWPGDSHKMAAMSIIEEGQEKHVRMAYLAIVGSFSVNGVAELHSQLLQQGLFKNFYDFWPHKFNNKTNGVTPRRWLAACNPDLADLITKTIGKGWVTDLSQLEKLKPYAENKKFGDAWYKIQQSSKQRLIDFNKLEMDIDLDVNSLFDIQVKRIHEYKRQLLNVLHVIHLYERIKRGDTKNWTNRTVLIGGKAAPGYVMAKNIIKLINNVAKVINNDPKVGNKLKLVFMSNYRVSAMEKICPGADLSEQISTAGKEASGTGNMKFMMNGALTIGTLDGANIEIREEVGEENFFLFGLTETEVEALRSHYDPQAIIHDDNDLKRVMNLLECGHFNQFEQGIFDDIINSLKSSDDPWMTIADFRSYINAQKQVEIAYNDKKRWTKMSILNCASSGKFSTDRAISDYNHDIWKLEAIKVTGG
- the trmL gene encoding tRNA (uridine(34)/cytosine(34)/5-carboxymethylaminomethyluridine(34)-2'-O)-methyltransferase TrmL yields the protein MLNIVLHEPEIPANSGNIIRLCANTGAALHLIEPLGFELEDKKLRRAGLDYHEWAQVQRYQHWNDFLEKQQPQRLFALTTKGHSLYSDAHFLEDDFLIFGPETRGLPAEILNSLTEDKKLYLPMQENSRSLNLSNTVAIVLFEAWKQIGFVNGKIK